In the genome of Streptomyces sp. P3, the window TCACCGATCTGCACCGGTGGTTCAACGACGTCAACGACTCGATCGGTGCGAACCGCGACTCCAACCCGCTGTTCCTGTACTTCTTCAACGAGATCCGTCTCGTCATCGACACTCTGGCCGCGTTCGTCCAGGAGCTGATCTCGCAGCCGTCGGCCGGCCGGCCCCTCCCGCAGATCGGCTGGCTCGGAGTCGTCGGCATCGTCGGCTACGTCTCCTGGGCTTTCGGTAACTGGCGGGTCGCCCTGCTGGCGGTGGCGGGTTTCACCTTCCTCGGGCTGCAGGGGCTGTGGCAGGAGAGCATGGACACCCTGGCGCTGACCCTGTCCTCGGTCCTGGTGGCGCTGCTGTTCGCGATCCCGCTCGGGGTGTGGGCGGGGCTGTCCGACCGGTTCCACCGGATCATGACGCCCTTCCTGGACTTCATGCAGACGATGCCGACCTTCGTCTACCTCGCCCCGCTGACGCTGTTCTTCCTCATCGGCGGAGCCTCCGCCACCATCGCCACGGTGATCTACGCGGCCCCGCCGGCCATCCGTATCACCGCGCACGCCATCCGGTCCGTGCCCGAGACCACCGTCGAGGCGGCCGAGTCGCTGGGCGCGACACGTCGGCAGTCGCTGACGAAGGTCCTGCTGCCGATGTCCAGGCGGACCGTGGTGATGGGCGTCAACCAGACCATCATGGCCGCCCTGGCCATGGTCACCATCGCCGCCCTCATCGACGCTCCCGGTCTCGGCAAGACCGTGGTGCAGGCGCTGCAGTCGCTCGACGTCGGCACCGCCTTCAACGCGGGCCTGTCCATCGTCGTCATGGCGATCGTCCTCGACCGGGTGACGACCGCGGCCAGCACCCGCGAGGAGGAGGCCCGGCGTTCGAAGAACCGGTTCCTCGCCTGGCGGCGGCCGCTGCTGGGCGCGGGCGCGGCCGTCACCGCGGTCCTGGTCTACCTGTCGCACACGTTCGTGTGGGCGGCCGAGTTCCCCGGCGAGGGCGGTCTCGGCAGTTCCATCGCGGGCGCGGCGGACACCACGACGACCTGGGTGCAGGACCACTTGTCGGGTGTCACCAACACCGTCCGTGACGCCCTCACGAACGGGCTGCTCAACCCCTTCCAGTCACTGCTCACCGACTCCCCGTGGTGGCTGGTCGGCGCCGTACTGATCGCACTCGGCGCGGTGCTCGGCGGCATACGGGCCGGCATCACCACGGCCGTCTGCGTCGGCCTGCTGGTCGCCACCGGGATGTGGTCGGACGCCATGACGACGCTGGCCTCGACCGTCGTCGCGACGGCGCTGGTGATGCTGCTCGGCGTCGTTCTCGGTGTGTGGATGGGCCGCAGCGCTCTCGTGGACCGGGTGTTGCGGCCGAGTCTGGACGCGGCGCAGGTCATGCCGCCGTTCGTCTATCTGGTGCCGTTCCTCGCGCTGTTCGGCGCGACCCGCTTCACGGCCATCGTCGCCGCCGTGGTGTATGCGGCTCCCGTCGCCATCAAGATCATCGGGGATGGGGTGCGGAACGTGCCCGCGGCCACCGTGGAGGCGGCCACCTCCGCCGGGTGCGACACCTGGCAGATCATCACCAAGGTCCAGCTGCCGATGGCACGCGGCGCCCTGACCCTCGCGACCAACCAGGGTCTGATCTACGTGCTGTCGATGGTTGTGGTGGGCGGCCTGGTAGGCGCGGGCGCCCTCGGCTACGACGTCGTGGCCGGTTTCTCGCAGGGCCAGCTGTTCGGGAAGGGGCTCGCCGCGGGGCTGGCCATCGTCCTTCTCGGAGTCATGTTCGACCGCATCACCCAGGCCGCGGCGCGGCGAACCAGTGCGTAAGGAGCAACTGACCATGGCAAGGCAAGCAAGACGATGGAGAGCCGGCGCGGCCGGCATGGCGGTCCTCGGGCTCACCCTCACCGCCTGCGGCGGTGCGAAGGTCGGCGACAGCTCCTCAGGGACCGGCGGCGGCGCGGACGGCTCCGCCAAGTGCGGCACCTTCAACCTCGCGGTCAACCCCTGGGTGGGTTACGAGGCGGACGCCGCGGTCGTCGCGTACGTCGCGGAGAACGACCTGCACTGCAAGGTCACCAAGAAGGACCTCAAGGAGGAGATCGCCTGGCAGGGCTTCGGGACCGGCGAGGTGGACGCCGTCCTGGAGAACTGGGGCCACGACGACCTCAAGAAGAAGTACATCACCGGCCAGAAGACCGCCGTGGAGGCCGGCCCGACGGGGAACAAGGGCATCATCGGCTGGTACGTGCCGCCGTGGCTGGCGAAGGCGCATCCGGACATCACCGACTGGAGCAACCTGAACAAGTACGCGGCGAAGTTCAAGACCTCGGAGTCGGGAGGCAAGGGCCAGCTTCTCGACGGCGACCCGTCGTACGTGACCAACGACGAGGCGCTGGTGAAGAACCTGAAGCTGGACTTCAAGGTGGTGTACGCGGGCAGTGAGACCGCGCTCATCCAGGCCTACCGCAAGGCGGAGAAGAACAAGGAGTGGGTGATCGGCTACTTCTACGAGCCCCAGTGGTTCCTCTCCGAGGTGCCGCTCGTGAAGGTGAACCTGCCCGCGTACAAGGCGGGTTGCGACGCCGACGCGGAGAAGATCGCGTGCGACTACCCGGTGTACGACCTGGACAAGATCGTCAGCGCGAAGTTCGCCAAGTCCGGCAGCCCGGCCTACGACCTGGTGAAGAAGTTCAACTGGACGAACGACGACCAGAACGTCGTGGCCCGGTACATCGCGGTCGACAAGATGACCTCCGAGGCCGCGGCCAAGAAGTGGGTCGAGGCCAACCGCGCCAAGGTGGACGCCTGGATCAAGTGAGGCCGGACGCCTGACTCGAGAGCCGGTCGGACATCCCCGGCGGCGGTGCGCCACGGTGCGCACCGACGCCGGGGACCGCCCCGGGCCGGCGTCCGGGCGCTGGTCCGCTCGTCGTTCGCCGGCAACCCGGCGGACCGGCTGACACAAGGTCCGGGCCACCGCCGCTCCCGCCCACAGGAGTCCCCGCCCCGGCCGCGACGCATCGCCCCGGCAAGTCGTCCGCGTCATTCTGGTGGAGGACGCGGATCGGGGTACCTGGCCGACATGGCATCGAAAATCGATCACGCTGAATCCGTGCGTGCCGTGCGGCAGTTGCGGCGCATCCGCCCCGTCTACGCGGGCGGTGCCGTCCTGTGGGCCGCGTCGGCGGGCTGGACGGGATGGGAGGACCCGGGGAGCCGTCAGATGTGGGTGTCGGTGCTCTTCCTCGTCCTCTTCACGGGACTGCTGTCCGTGACGTCCCTGTGGCTGGGCCGCCGGCGGCTCTCCCGGACGAGCGAGCCGGTGCACCATGCCGCGCCGCGCAGGACGGCCTGGCGCCCTCACGCCAACGCCTGAACCACCGGACGACACGGACGACTCGGGGCCGGCGCCTGCTGGAGGCGCCGGGGTTCCCTGCCGGCACAGGCGTCGGCCCCGAGCTGATCAGCCATCTACCCATAGGCCGAGCCGACCATACGAGCGGGTGTGTGAGCGTCGGGTGAGGTTGCTGCGCACATGCGGGTGGGGCGCACCGGTGTCCGGTGCGCCCCACCCGCATGTCACGCCGTGCCTGCCGGCGTGCGCCGCCCCGCTCTACCAGCGGTACCAGCGGCCCCGTGCCCCGCCTGCTCCGGTCGAGCGGGCGAAGAAGCCGACCAGCCAGACCACGAGGACGATGACGGCGATCCACCACAGCGCCTTGAGGGCGAACCCGGCGCCGAAGAGGATCAGGGCGAGCAGAAGAACCAGCAGCAAGGGAACCATGGTTATCAACCTCCGTTCCGCCGTGTGCCCCGCCACGCGCCCTGCATGCCTACACCTTTATCTTTTTCTTATCTACCGACGGGGCGCGCTTGCCGCCCGTGGCCATGGCCGTGCCCGTGGCCGGGGACTCGGAGCGGATGCGCGGCAGCGCGACGAAGGTGCGGCGCCGCGGCGGGCGGGAGGCGGCCCGCTCGAGGGAGCGGCCGTAACCCCAGGACGTCCACCTCGGCGTTCTTGCTTGGCCGTATCTCGCGGTCATCTCGAGCCTCTGGGGCGGGAGTTGTCCTACTGTTGAGGGATGGCGCTGCATCACCACAGTGAGAACGCGTGGCGGGTGAGGGTGGACGACGAGGGTGGGGCTCCCTGCGGTGCCGGGGTGCTGCTCGACGACCGGCACGCGCTGACCTGCGCGCATGTCGTCCGGTACGCGGGAGCGCAGCCGCAGGGCACGGCGTCCTGCGTGCGGATCAGGAGTGTGGCGTGCAGCCCGGAGTGGACGCGCACCGCGCGCGTGGTCCCCGGATCGTGGGTGCACGAGCACGGCACACGACGCGGCGACGTGGCGCTGCTCGCACTCGACGAGCCGGTCGACTGCGCGACCAGGACCACCCTGTGGAAGGTGCCGATCTCCGGCGGCAGGGTGCGGGTGTACGGCTTCCCACAGGCCGAGCCCTACGGCATGGCGACGGACGCCGAACTGGCCGGTTCCGGCGGCAGGGAGGGCGAATGGGGCCTGTTGCGACAGATCCGCGCCGGTGACCCGTGGATCGAGGCGGGCTACTCCGGCGCCGGAGTCGTCGCGCTCGACGGCGAGTTCGAGGGCAGGGTCATCGGCATCGTGGTGGCCGACTACGTCAACGGCGACGCCCGGGCGGCCTGGATGCTGCCGACCGAGACGCTGCTGACGTACCTGCCGGGCATCAAGGAGTTCACCGGTGGCCACCGCACCGACGAACTCGGTCCGTCCGGAGGCGAGTTGCCGCAGGACGTGCTGCACGACCCGCTGCGCCTCGCGCTCACCCAGGAGCTCACCCGGCTGCTCGACGGCGGCTGGTCGGGCACCGTGGCCGTCGGCACCGACGCCTCGGTCGGCGCGGGCTCCTCGTGGCTGGTGCGGCTGGTGCGCACGGCCGACCCGGCGGCCCGCGCGACCGTGTCCGACGCCGAGCTGACCGAGGCCCCCGGGGACACCGTTCTGGGACTCGGCTCCATCGACGCGGCGTACGACGCCTGCGGCAGGTCGGTCGCCGAGGTGCGCCGGTACCTGACGGGCCGGTTCGGGCTGCGCGCGGAGGACGACCGCGAGGCGGTCCGCCGGCTGGTGCGTCGCCGGCCTCCCGCGTGCCTGGTGGTGGGCCGCGTCGACCGGGCGGCGGACCCGGACGCACTCGTACGGGACCTGCTCGGGCCGCTGGCCCGCCGGGCCCGCTCGAGCGGCCTGCGTCTGGTCCTGGGTTTCGAGGACCGACCCCCGGAGGACCTCGTCCACGACGTGTCCCTCGACCCGGCCCCCGTCGTCGGTCCGGCCTCCGCGAGCGTGACCTCGGCCCAGGCGCAGACGGCGGTCGGACGGCTCGCCGCCGAGGAGGAGGCCGCGGCACGGCTGTGGGCGCGGTGGGGCGAGAAGTTCTTCGGCGCGCCCCGCCCGCCGCGCAGCGCCGCACCCCGCCTGCGGATCCGGCTGGCCGTCGCCCGGACCACCGAGCCCAACCCCGAGCTCACCGCCGTCCACGAACGCGCCCTCGAAGCCCGTGCCGAGGTCGCCGCCTTCGACCGGGCGCTGCGGCGGCTGGCGGAGGACCACGCGGACCTCGTCACGAGCCTCGAACTGCACCGGGTGCGCGCGGCGCGGTTCTTCGGCGAGGAGGACCGGCGGCTCGCCGAGCTGCACGCCCCCGCGGCCCGCGCGCTGCAGACCGTGCCGATCGACCTCGCGACCGCCCGCGGACTGGTCCGGCTCCACACCGACGAGGTCAACCGACGGATCGACGAAGGGTGACGCCTTGCCGAGGTGCAACCGCCCCGACTGCGGCCTGGGCGAGATCGACGACGAGGGCTTCTGCCCGGTGTGCGACCGGCGCCCGCTGCCGCCGGAACACGCCGCCCCGCCCGCCGTCGCGGGCCGGGAACAGCGCGTCGGCCCGCCGCGCGGCGTCAGCGTCGGCGTGGCGCAGGTGCGCCCGGACCCCTGGTACGGCCTCGCCCTGATCGATTCCGGTCTCGCCGCCGACCTCCCCGACCAGCCGCTTCCCGCGCAGGGCCCGGTCGCCGAGGAGCACCGGTTCTGCGCGAACCCCGTCTGCGGGCAGCCGGTGGGCCGAGGGCACGGCGAGCAGCCCGGCCGCACCGCGGGATTCTGCGCGAACTGCGGAACCCGCTTCGACTTCGCCCAGCCGCACGGCCTCACCATCGCGGGACGCTACGACGTGGAGCGGGTCCTCGGCTCGGGGGCCTACGGCGCCGCGTATCTCGCCCACGACCGCAACCTCGAGACGCAGGTGGTCCTCAAGGCGCTGAACCGGTCGGTGGCGAGGACGGCCGAGCACGAGCGGGACGTGCTGGTCGGGCTCCGGCACGACAGCATCGTCCGCATCCTCGGCTACGAACCCGAGGGACCCCACCTCGTGCTCGAGTACGTGCCGGGCGTCGCTCTGTCGGCGCGCGACGGAGACCGGCTCGAGACGCTCCTCGCGCACGGCGTCCGCATCCTCCAGGCGCTCGACTACCTGCACGCCAGGGGGCTGTTGCACTGCGACGTCAAACCCCTGAACGTCATCCGGTTCCGGGAGGAGGGCTCCGCCGGCTCCGCCCGGCCGCTGGACCGGGTGCGGCTCATCGACTTCGGCGCGGTGCGCTCCCAGGAGGAGGCCGGGCCGATCGTCGCCTACACCAAGGCGTACGCGCCCCCCGAGGACGACCCCGAACACGTGAGGCCCACCCCCGGATTCGACCTGTACGGCCTCGGCATGACCCTGCGGGAGGTGTGCCGTGCGCACGGCGCCGACCGGGCGGCGCCGGGGGTGGACTCGCTGATGCTGCTGCTGGACCGTGCCACGGACGTCGTCGTACCCGAGCGGCGATTCGTTTCGGCACGCCAGTTCGGCGAGCAGCTCAGCGGCGTGGTCCGGCAGATCGTGGCCGCGCCGCCGGCCGGCCGCCAGGTGGCCCGGCCCTCGGCGCTGTTCGGCTCGATGACCGAACCCCTGCACGGCGGACTGGGCACGGCGCGTCCCCTCGACCACTGGGTCCGGGCGACCGTGACCGGGGACGCCCTGCTGGCCATGCCCGAGCCGTTCTCCTGCCCGGGCCCTCACGACATGGCGGGCGCGCTGCCCACACCCCTGTCCGACCCCGACGATCCGCGCATCGGCGACGTGGCCGGAAACGCGTTGGCCGAGAGCCGCCTCGCGCTGCGCCGCGGGGACATCACCCGGGCCGCACAGGCGCTCACCCGCGCCGCACTGCCCGACTGGCACTGGCTGCACGCCTGGTACTCCGGCCTGATCGCGCTGGCCCGCGAGGACGTGCCCCGGGCCGCCGGCCACTTCACCGAGGTACGACGGGCCCTGCCGGGAGAACTGATCCCGCAGCTCGCGCTCGGCCTGTGCGCCGAGTACCGCGGCGACCACGAGGCCGCCCGCTCGCACTACGGCACCGTCTTCGACACCACGCCCGCGCTCGGCGCGGCCGGCTTCGGGCTGGCACGGGTGCACCTGCTGTCCGGCCGGCGCGCGCAAGCCGTGGCCGTCGCGGAACGGCTCGCCCAGGAGTTCCGCTACGAACGCGAGGCGCGGGTCGCGGTCATCCGTCTGCTCGTCACCGTCCCCGCCCGGCAGCGCCCGCCCGCCCCGCCGACGCACGACGACCTGGCCGGCGCCCGTGCCGCACTGGACGGCCTCCACGTGGACGACGCCGCGGCCGCCGGCCTCGAGGCGGAGATCCAGTACGCCGAGTTCCCGCGCGCCCACGACCGGCTGAGGCTGTCGGAAGCGGTCCGCGGGCTGGGCGCGCACGCTCCCACCGAGCGCGCCTACGTGGCCCTGGTGGATCTGGCGAACCGGCTGCGCCCCGCGCTGGACTGGAGGTGGCCGGCGCTTCGCAGGCGAACCGGTCGTTCCCGTGTCGAAGCGGGACCCGACACGCTAAGCTCCTGAGTCGCTACGCACGGGCATGCGGAGAAGCGCAGGGATCACGGGGACAGACGGGACACAGTCGGGTGGTGCCGGTGGGGGACAGGCCGCCGTTGACAGGGCTCAACTTCGACGTGGACGTGGACGCACCTGCCGACCTGGCCCATGACGCGACGCGCGCCGACGCCCTCGTCACCGTCCGGGCCCGCCCGGTCGCCGGGCAGCCGGCGCGGACGCGGAGCGCCGAGGTCCTCATCATGGACAGGTCGCTGTCCATGGCCGGGCACGGAAAACTGGACGAGGCCAAGCGCGCCATGTGCGCGGCCGTCGACGCCCTGCGCGACGGGACCCTCCTCGGGATCGTCGCGGGCCATCACGAGGCCGAGGTCGTCTTCCCCGCCACCGGCGGCCTCGCGCCGGTCGACGCCCACACCCGGCAGGAGGCCAAGAGCCGGATCATCGGCCAGCTGGCCGAGGGCGGCACGGCGATCGGACAGTGGCTGGCCTGCGCGGACCGCCTCTTCGCGTCGGCGGCCTCGCCCGGCGTCGTACGCCACGCGGTGCTGTACACGGACGGAAAGGACGAGCACGAGACGCCCGAACAACTGGGCAGCGTCCTGGAGGCGTGCACCGACCGGTTCGTCTGCGACGCGCGGGGGCTCGGCGAGGACTGGAACTACGCCGAGTTGCTGAGGATCACCCAGGCACTGCACGGAAGCGCCGAAGCCGTCGTCACCGCCTCCGACCTCGCACAGGACTTCACCCGGACCATGCGGCAGGCCCAGCGCATCGTCGTCCCCCGGGTCTACCTGGGTCTGCGCCTCAA includes:
- a CDS encoding tetratricopeptide repeat protein, whose product is MPRCNRPDCGLGEIDDEGFCPVCDRRPLPPEHAAPPAVAGREQRVGPPRGVSVGVAQVRPDPWYGLALIDSGLAADLPDQPLPAQGPVAEEHRFCANPVCGQPVGRGHGEQPGRTAGFCANCGTRFDFAQPHGLTIAGRYDVERVLGSGAYGAAYLAHDRNLETQVVLKALNRSVARTAEHERDVLVGLRHDSIVRILGYEPEGPHLVLEYVPGVALSARDGDRLETLLAHGVRILQALDYLHARGLLHCDVKPLNVIRFREEGSAGSARPLDRVRLIDFGAVRSQEEAGPIVAYTKAYAPPEDDPEHVRPTPGFDLYGLGMTLREVCRAHGADRAAPGVDSLMLLLDRATDVVVPERRFVSARQFGEQLSGVVRQIVAAPPAGRQVARPSALFGSMTEPLHGGLGTARPLDHWVRATVTGDALLAMPEPFSCPGPHDMAGALPTPLSDPDDPRIGDVAGNALAESRLALRRGDITRAAQALTRAALPDWHWLHAWYSGLIALAREDVPRAAGHFTEVRRALPGELIPQLALGLCAEYRGDHEAARSHYGTVFDTTPALGAAGFGLARVHLLSGRRAQAVAVAERLAQEFRYEREARVAVIRLLVTVPARQRPPAPPTHDDLAGARAALDGLHVDDAAAAGLEAEIQYAEFPRAHDRLRLSEAVRGLGAHAPTERAYVALVDLANRLRPALDWRWPALRRRTGRSRVEAGPDTLSS
- a CDS encoding hydrophobic protein, whose protein sequence is MVPLLLVLLLALILFGAGFALKALWWIAVIVLVVWLVGFFARSTGAGGARGRWYRW
- a CDS encoding ABC transporter substrate-binding protein — its product is MARQARRWRAGAAGMAVLGLTLTACGGAKVGDSSSGTGGGADGSAKCGTFNLAVNPWVGYEADAAVVAYVAENDLHCKVTKKDLKEEIAWQGFGTGEVDAVLENWGHDDLKKKYITGQKTAVEAGPTGNKGIIGWYVPPWLAKAHPDITDWSNLNKYAAKFKTSESGGKGQLLDGDPSYVTNDEALVKNLKLDFKVVYAGSETALIQAYRKAEKNKEWVIGYFYEPQWFLSEVPLVKVNLPAYKAGCDADAEKIACDYPVYDLDKIVSAKFAKSGSPAYDLVKKFNWTNDDQNVVARYIAVDKMTSEAAAKKWVEANRAKVDAWIK
- a CDS encoding serine protease; protein product: MALHHHSENAWRVRVDDEGGAPCGAGVLLDDRHALTCAHVVRYAGAQPQGTASCVRIRSVACSPEWTRTARVVPGSWVHEHGTRRGDVALLALDEPVDCATRTTLWKVPISGGRVRVYGFPQAEPYGMATDAELAGSGGREGEWGLLRQIRAGDPWIEAGYSGAGVVALDGEFEGRVIGIVVADYVNGDARAAWMLPTETLLTYLPGIKEFTGGHRTDELGPSGGELPQDVLHDPLRLALTQELTRLLDGGWSGTVAVGTDASVGAGSSWLVRLVRTADPAARATVSDAELTEAPGDTVLGLGSIDAAYDACGRSVAEVRRYLTGRFGLRAEDDREAVRRLVRRRPPACLVVGRVDRAADPDALVRDLLGPLARRARSSGLRLVLGFEDRPPEDLVHDVSLDPAPVVGPASASVTSAQAQTAVGRLAAEEEAAARLWARWGEKFFGAPRPPRSAAPRLRIRLAVARTTEPNPELTAVHERALEARAEVAAFDRALRRLAEDHADLVTSLELHRVRAARFFGEEDRRLAELHAPAARALQTVPIDLATARGLVRLHTDEVNRRIDEG
- a CDS encoding proline/glycine betaine ABC transporter permease, which gives rise to MTVVLEKPEKSGTAEPVAPRGSRRTVGRPLRIGVILVLWLVLFAVLRGKQTLSLAAADLTDLHRWFNDVNDSIGANRDSNPLFLYFFNEIRLVIDTLAAFVQELISQPSAGRPLPQIGWLGVVGIVGYVSWAFGNWRVALLAVAGFTFLGLQGLWQESMDTLALTLSSVLVALLFAIPLGVWAGLSDRFHRIMTPFLDFMQTMPTFVYLAPLTLFFLIGGASATIATVIYAAPPAIRITAHAIRSVPETTVEAAESLGATRRQSLTKVLLPMSRRTVVMGVNQTIMAALAMVTIAALIDAPGLGKTVVQALQSLDVGTAFNAGLSIVVMAIVLDRVTTAASTREEEARRSKNRFLAWRRPLLGAGAAVTAVLVYLSHTFVWAAEFPGEGGLGSSIAGAADTTTTWVQDHLSGVTNTVRDALTNGLLNPFQSLLTDSPWWLVGAVLIALGAVLGGIRAGITTAVCVGLLVATGMWSDAMTTLASTVVATALVMLLGVVLGVWMGRSALVDRVLRPSLDAAQVMPPFVYLVPFLALFGATRFTAIVAAVVYAAPVAIKIIGDGVRNVPAATVEAATSAGCDTWQIITKVQLPMARGALTLATNQGLIYVLSMVVVGGLVGAGALGYDVVAGFSQGQLFGKGLAAGLAIVLLGVMFDRITQAAARRTSA